In the genome of Dermacentor silvarum isolate Dsil-2018 chromosome 1, BIME_Dsil_1.4, whole genome shotgun sequence, one region contains:
- the LOC119432145 gene encoding probable G-protein coupled receptor No9 — MNETCQSSVPPDKLYEPVTVALFLVLGLINALVIFGNLLVMVAVLASTKLRTVTNYFVVSLAVADLSVGLIVLPYSIALEVLEVWLFGHTWCQIWLAVDVWLCTSSILNLCAISVDRYLAITRPVRYRSLMSSRRAKLLIVAVWVIAFVICFPPLVGWNDGTQNSVPYHGSNETSHNSSIVADDPLPLCESAQCVLINNKGYVIYSALGSFYIPMLFMLFFNYRIYRAAIQTGRALERGFITTKSGKIKGRTQDQRLTLRVHRGNDSAMNAKRGSEHLGAETCIDGIVTGRRRPGLKKSRDEPSASARSSASKARQQSDQRATRSAPPSFKSNRGSARNSGRNGTSTSSGGGSKGSRSSKRSQRWQAKRFRTEAKATKTVGTIVGGFICCWLPFFTVYLVRAFCEHCIPNLLFSVFFWLGYCNSAINPLIYALVSKDFRLAFKRILCRCRLKEGGVSSLIKQIHMLTVLDDAPPDNAESP, encoded by the coding sequence ATGAACGAGACGTGCCAGTCTAGCGTGCCGCCGGACAAGCTCTACGAGCCGGTCACTGTGGCCCTGTTCCTCGTGCTGGGCCTCATCAACGCGCTCGTCATATTCGGCAACCTGCTGGTCATGGTGGCCGTGCTGGCATCCACGAAGCTGCGCACGGTCACCAACTACTTCGTGGTGTCGCTGGCCGTGGCCGACCTGTCGGTGGGGCTCATCGTGCTGCCCTACTCAATTGCGCTGGAGGTGCTCGAGGTGTGGCTCTTCGGCCACACCTGGTGCCAGATCTGGCTTGCTGTGGACGTGTGGCTCTGCACGTCGTCTATCCTGAATCTGTGCGCCATCAGCGTGGACCGATACCTGGCCATCACGCGGCCAGTTCGCTACCGCAGCCTCATGTCGTCGCGCCGCGCCAAGCTGCTCATCGTGGCGGTGTGGGTGATCGCCTTCGTCATCTGCTTCCCGCCGCTCGTCGGCTGGAACGACGGGACTCAAAACAGCGTGCCTTACCACGGGTCGAACGAGACCTCGCACAATTCGAGCATCGTTGCCGATGACCCATTGCCGCTCTGCGAGTCCGCGCAGTGTGTGCTCATAAACAACAAGGGCTACGTTATCTATTCAGCTCTGGGCTCCTTCTACATACCGATGCTGTTCATGCTGTTTTTCAACTACCGCATATACCGCGCCGCCATCCAGACTGGACGCGCCCTTGAGCGAGGTTTCATAACAACAAAGTCGGGCAAGATCAAAGGACGCACTCAGGACCAGAGGCTTACGCTGCGCGTCCATCGCGGCAACGATTCCGCTATGAACGCCAAGCGAGGCAGCGAGCACCTCGGTGCTGAGACCTGCATCGACGGCATCGTCACCGGCCGTCGCAGGCCCGGACTCAAGAAGTCGCGGGACGAGCCGTCAGCCAGCGCCCGGTCGTCAGCCAGCAAGGCGCGTCAACAGAGTGACCAGCGGGCCACGCGCTCGGCGCCGCCTTCGTTCAAGTCGAACAGGGGCAGCGCCCGCAACAGTGGACGCAACGGCACCTCCACGtctagcggcggcggcagcaAGGGCTCACGCTCCAGCAAACGCAGTCAACGATGGCAGGCCAAGCGGTTCCGCACTGAGGCCAAGGCCACCAAGACCGTGGGCACCATCGTGGGTGGTTTCATATGCTGCTGGCTGCCCTTCTTCACCGTGTACCTGGTGCGTGCATTCTGTGAGCACTGCATCCCCAACCTGCTGTTCTCGGTCTTCTTCTGGCTCGGATACTGCAACTCGGCCATCAACCCGCTCATCTACGCGCTCGTCAGCAAGGACTTTCGGCTGGCCTTCAAGCGCATCCTGTGTCGCTGCCGCCTCAAAGAGGGAGGCGTCTCGTCACTCATCAAACAGATCCACATGCTCACCGTACTCGACGACGCACCCCCGGACAACGCCGAGTCGCCCTAG